The genomic region TCCGCTTCTCTTAAATCCAATTCATTCTGCATATTGAGCCAAAACTTAGAAGTTGTTCCAAAGTATTTAGAAAACCTTAGAGCCATTTCAACGGTTATTTTTCTTTTCCCATGAACTAAATCCAAAATTGAACTGGAAGAAACCCCTAAATCTTTTGAAAGTCTATAAGAAGTAATATTTA from Treponema vincentii harbors:
- a CDS encoding HigA family addiction module antitoxin, with product MDERFELPTVGEILVEEFLEPLNITSYRLSKDLGVSSSSILDLVHGKRKITVEMALRFSKYFGTTSKFWLNMQNELDLREAELKLVHDLEKIPHCKQIA